One Vallitalea pronyensis genomic region harbors:
- a CDS encoding GntR family transcriptional regulator translates to MTKQPKHKMLKAYIIEHIEDGSYPSQEAIPSENALCRQFNTSRVTVRKAIDALVMENYLYRLQGVGTFVQDKSLRLQQDTPNRIDIIFHDNNFLFSEFNSNIIQGAEKILQQSGLTLATYYAMNQVNNQYDKIQNAINEGAKGIILCGCLEDERETMLKAFTNAPIPIVCIDRYFESLPFDAVIGRDYEAGYEAGQIFAQKGYQHIGYYYPYAIESSVSKGRVEGLIAALKNHQIQIIEPCLIRHTKSTKHHMYDYHQISKDIQHYLQRHQDLDAVLTFNDITALLFYKEASRLDIRIPLDLALISFGDFYIDAIFEVGLTSFNQHPYKMGEEAAKIIINRLINPSNQTRKVIRIDYDLIKRNSCG, encoded by the coding sequence ATGACGAAACAACCGAAACACAAAATGCTGAAAGCTTATATCATTGAGCATATAGAAGATGGCTCTTATCCATCCCAAGAGGCTATACCCAGTGAAAATGCGTTATGCAGGCAATTTAATACCAGCCGTGTTACCGTAAGAAAAGCAATTGATGCTTTGGTCATGGAAAACTACCTGTATCGCTTGCAAGGGGTTGGCACTTTTGTTCAAGATAAATCCCTCAGGCTACAACAAGATACGCCCAATAGAATTGATATTATCTTTCACGATAATAACTTTTTATTCTCCGAGTTTAACTCCAATATTATACAAGGAGCAGAAAAAATCCTTCAACAAAGTGGTTTAACACTTGCCACTTACTATGCCATGAATCAAGTGAATAATCAATATGATAAAATACAAAATGCTATAAACGAAGGGGCTAAAGGTATTATTCTGTGCGGTTGTTTAGAAGATGAAAGGGAAACCATGCTAAAAGCATTCACCAATGCACCCATACCCATCGTGTGCATTGACAGATATTTTGAATCCCTTCCCTTTGATGCCGTTATTGGCAGAGATTACGAAGCCGGCTATGAAGCTGGACAGATATTTGCCCAAAAAGGCTATCAACACATCGGCTATTATTATCCTTATGCCATTGAATCTTCGGTATCTAAAGGTCGTGTAGAAGGTTTAATAGCAGCCTTAAAAAATCATCAAATACAGATAATTGAACCATGTCTCATCCGCCATACCAAGTCAACGAAACATCACATGTATGATTATCATCAAATAAGTAAAGACATCCAACACTATCTTCAAAGACATCAAGACCTGGATGCCGTCCTAACCTTCAACGACATAACAGCCCTCTTGTTCTACAAAGAAGCTTCCCGACTAGACATCCGCATACCCCTAGACCTAGCCCTAATCAGCTTCGGCGACTTCTACATCGATGCCATCTTTGAAGTAGGCCTCACATCCTTCAATCAACACCCCTACAAAATGGGTGAAGAAGCAGCCAAAATCATCATCAACCGCCTCATCAACCCATCCAATCAAACACGAAAGGTCATCCGCATTGACTATGACCTCATAAAAAGAAACTCATGCGGATGA
- a CDS encoding MutS-related protein, whose product MDNVKEMSLLWTTPEDTYFQLEDKTVDDLNMTAVFDDITPTLTKDMMALLQKIPTSMDTIKYRQGIMRDFVENGLLLDGMKVNMEKLIKMKHLIKYSFQSEPNMYNLLSRMDEVWEVMSVTETLHQLLHDANLHSEGLIRIEKLLYDTIHGHVYEDFKADICQIRSMDEGIRCVKIGINLDDYLKPREVMLLSVEEEAFKYTRKMKKTRKIMSIGLNQIKAIPRKIFAPDSLALPDALNNLELVIAPAMKALIDFCDGFNTILLDIYEPILTELMYYDMGLHIYRKATEHHLVLCQPELIDAGQTKIEGLYNLNLAYTLMHSDKLRDMVDNDFTMTHGNLFILTGANRGGKTTFTQSIGQIYWFTQLGYYVPARGAYMEVIDGLFTHFPTTEVETIYNGRLGEECERFSSIFSKMSARGLLLMNESFDGTSHTESLMIAMDTLKAIGHLGACVIFNTHLHELGKRVQELNEGLSRARAISLVTHLHRQQEAFKVFEGIPEGKSYAKDIAVKYGVSYEQLVEFQS is encoded by the coding sequence ATGGACAATGTAAAAGAAATGAGCTTACTATGGACAACACCCGAGGATACTTATTTTCAATTAGAAGATAAAACGGTGGATGATTTGAATATGACTGCTGTATTTGACGATATAACGCCTACGTTAACAAAAGACATGATGGCCTTGTTACAAAAAATCCCCACCAGTATGGATACCATTAAGTACCGCCAAGGGATTATGCGGGATTTTGTGGAGAATGGGTTGTTACTGGATGGGATGAAAGTGAACATGGAAAAACTCATTAAAATGAAGCATTTAATTAAATATTCTTTTCAAAGTGAACCCAATATGTACAACCTATTATCCCGCATGGATGAAGTATGGGAAGTCATGTCTGTCACAGAGACATTGCATCAGCTGCTGCATGACGCAAACCTACATTCAGAGGGCTTAATCCGCATCGAGAAGTTATTGTACGATACCATTCATGGTCATGTGTATGAAGATTTTAAAGCAGATATCTGTCAGATTCGGTCCATGGATGAGGGGATACGTTGTGTCAAAATAGGGATTAATCTTGATGATTATTTAAAACCTCGAGAAGTGATGCTGCTTTCTGTAGAAGAGGAAGCCTTTAAATACACCCGGAAAATGAAGAAAACACGTAAGATCATGAGCATTGGCTTGAATCAAATTAAAGCCATACCAAGGAAAATATTTGCGCCGGATAGTTTGGCTTTACCCGATGCACTCAATAACTTGGAGTTAGTCATTGCACCTGCCATGAAAGCACTGATTGACTTTTGTGATGGTTTTAATACCATCTTGCTGGATATCTATGAACCTATTCTCACAGAGCTCATGTATTATGATATGGGTTTACACATTTACAGAAAAGCCACAGAGCATCATCTAGTATTATGTCAACCTGAATTAATAGATGCAGGGCAAACAAAAATAGAAGGTCTCTATAACCTTAATCTTGCTTATACCTTAATGCATAGTGATAAACTTCGTGATATGGTGGATAATGATTTTACCATGACCCACGGCAATCTGTTTATTTTAACAGGAGCAAACCGAGGAGGCAAGACCACTTTCACACAGAGTATCGGTCAGATTTATTGGTTCACACAATTAGGGTATTATGTACCAGCAAGAGGCGCATACATGGAAGTGATAGATGGTCTTTTTACGCATTTTCCTACAACAGAAGTAGAGACCATCTATAATGGGCGGCTAGGGGAAGAATGCGAAAGGTTTTCATCCATTTTTTCTAAGATGAGCGCCAGAGGACTTCTATTGATGAATGAGTCTTTTGATGGTACAAGTCATACGGAAAGTTTAATGATTGCTATGGATACCTTAAAGGCCATTGGACATCTAGGGGCTTGTGTTATATTCAATACCCACCTTCATGAATTAGGAAAACGTGTACAGGAGCTTAACGAAGGCTTGTCAAGAGCTCGGGCCATAAGTTTAGTTACCCATCTACACCGTCAGCAGGAGGCATTTAAAGTTTTTGAAGGTATTCCAGAAGGTAAAAGTTATGCCAAGGACATTGCTGTCAAGTATGGAGTAAGCTATGAACAACTGGTGGAGTTTCAATCATAA
- a CDS encoding GerAB/ArcD/ProY family transporter, with amino-acid sequence MMKKHVVTERQAISVIALFVLGTAMITGIGKDAGENAWIALILATLIALPFQLMYARMLANFPGKHILEITDMVFGKVISKIIGVFFLWNAIFVGAHLIKLFEDFIFIVDLNLTPEMIIMTLITIFLIQILKSGIQVYARWSELYLYLTIITFVFITTFLTPIKQLTNVVPVMYDGFKPLISGSMSILAFPMTQTFVFLLLFNNFSKKKSYYKVFTFGTLLGFLLLLVMTVDTLLVIGKDAYASSMFPPYMTLRRLHIGTFFQRFEMLLLLVFIYVGFIKIAAVYFSALVSFQHIFSLKSFKPFVIPISLLLAILGYLTFYDFLSFHPFLKEVYVPYAFVANMLIPFIIFIAEEIYVRFKLNKNKTNA; translated from the coding sequence ATGATGAAAAAACATGTTGTTACTGAAAGGCAAGCCATTAGCGTTATTGCTCTATTTGTATTAGGCACTGCTATGATTACAGGCATTGGGAAAGATGCTGGTGAAAATGCATGGATTGCCTTAATCTTGGCTACACTTATAGCTCTTCCTTTTCAGTTGATGTATGCTAGAATGCTAGCCAATTTCCCAGGTAAACATATTTTAGAAATTACGGATATGGTTTTTGGGAAAGTAATTAGCAAAATCATTGGGGTATTTTTTCTATGGAATGCCATTTTTGTTGGAGCACATCTAATTAAATTGTTTGAAGACTTTATTTTTATTGTGGACCTTAATTTAACACCTGAAATGATTATTATGACACTGATTACCATTTTTCTAATTCAAATCCTAAAAAGCGGTATTCAAGTATATGCCCGTTGGTCTGAACTCTATCTTTATCTGACCATCATCACGTTTGTTTTCATAACTACTTTCTTAACACCCATTAAACAGCTGACTAACGTTGTACCAGTTATGTATGACGGCTTTAAGCCTCTAATAAGTGGCAGCATGAGTATCCTTGCGTTTCCCATGACCCAAACCTTTGTTTTCTTATTACTCTTTAATAATTTTTCTAAGAAAAAATCGTATTATAAAGTCTTTACCTTTGGTACATTATTAGGTTTTCTTTTATTATTGGTCATGACAGTAGATACCCTTCTGGTTATTGGAAAAGACGCTTATGCATCTTCTATGTTTCCCCCATATATGACGTTAAGAAGGCTCCATATTGGGACATTTTTTCAGCGGTTTGAAATGCTGCTCCTCTTAGTTTTTATCTATGTAGGTTTTATTAAGATTGCAGCTGTTTACTTCTCAGCCCTTGTTAGTTTTCAACACATTTTTAGTCTAAAATCTTTTAAGCCTTTTGTTATACCTATCAGCCTACTATTAGCCATACTTGGTTATCTCACTTTCTATGATTTTTTATCTTTTCATCCATTCCTCAAAGAGGTTTACGTGCCCTATGCTTTTGTTGCAAATATGCTGATTCCTTTTATTATTTTTATTGCAGAGGAAATCTATGTGCGCTTTAAACTGAACAAAAATAAAACCAATGCCTAG
- a CDS encoding FAD-dependent oxidoreductase gives MNTLKITDAVTYVGVQDHDLRVFDIIMHTEFGTSYNAYVVQGSEKTAVIETVKLKFLDAFIDKLTSEINVKDIDYIIVDHTEPDHVGSVERLLKISPNAKIVGSATAIRFLKAIANTEFESIIVNTGDEISLGDKTLQFISAPFLHWPDSMYTYLKEDKVLFTCDSFGSHYAHDDVLSSKITRHEDYMKALKYYFDMIMGPFKPYMLDAIAKIENLDIDYICNGHGPVLDDDPMAIVRQCKQWSTEENPNHKKTVVVPYVSAYGYTGELAQEIKKGIESSGDIQVELYDLVTADQGEVLSRIKWADGVLFGSPTINGDALPPIWQLLMSLSPIGSDKKVASTFGSYGWSGEAVPNIEARLKQLRMKVVKGLKINFKPNKTELEKAYQFGKEFGGCVLDHSKVVKATKEKKERDNDDVDGEVKLWRCIICGEVYEGVEPPEICPACGATSEQFEVYQEEKVAYQSETKENIVIIGNNAAGTAAAEAIRQRNERASVLVIDKDPSQAYYRPILSDYISDSHDEAYFYLHDEAWYDEHAIDLKLGVAVTKIEKEANRVLLENGEAVIYDKLILANGSHNFVPPLANINTKGVFTIKTKKDAEEVKAYAKQCKKVAVIGGGLLGLEAGWELKTLGLDVTIVEMAPSILPKQLDEEGSRIFEKGILKTGIKVYKGVTANAVLGKDHVTGVQLVNGTMIDADMVIVSVGIRANVQLADEAGIGINRCVVVDNHMATNSDNIYAAGDIAEYDGINYGIWPEAIEQGKVAGANVVGDAITYTNIVPSNVFNGMNMNVFSIGDLGNKDDVSYKTIMQEDMENITYKKMYFDNGKFVGGILIGDVSGSIHMIKGVKQGLSLKQMVGKVIL, from the coding sequence ATGAACACATTGAAAATCACAGATGCAGTCACGTATGTGGGTGTACAAGATCATGACTTAAGGGTATTTGACATTATTATGCATACAGAATTCGGTACGAGTTATAACGCTTACGTTGTTCAAGGGTCAGAAAAGACAGCTGTTATTGAAACGGTCAAGCTTAAGTTTTTAGACGCATTTATCGACAAGTTAACATCAGAAATTAATGTAAAAGACATTGACTATATTATAGTAGACCATACAGAACCGGACCATGTGGGTTCAGTTGAAAGATTGTTAAAAATATCACCAAATGCAAAGATTGTGGGGTCAGCAACAGCTATACGTTTTCTAAAAGCTATTGCTAACACAGAGTTTGAGAGCATCATTGTAAATACGGGAGATGAAATTAGCCTAGGTGATAAAACATTACAATTCATATCTGCACCTTTTTTACATTGGCCAGATTCCATGTATACGTATCTAAAGGAAGATAAAGTTCTTTTTACATGTGATTCCTTTGGTTCACATTATGCCCATGATGACGTACTCAGCTCTAAGATTACCCGTCATGAGGATTATATGAAAGCATTAAAGTACTATTTTGATATGATTATGGGACCTTTCAAACCTTATATGCTGGATGCCATAGCTAAAATAGAAAATTTGGATATTGATTACATATGTAATGGTCATGGTCCAGTCCTTGATGATGACCCTATGGCGATTGTAAGACAATGTAAGCAATGGTCCACAGAAGAGAATCCGAATCATAAAAAAACAGTTGTGGTACCTTATGTGTCTGCATACGGTTATACCGGTGAATTGGCTCAGGAGATTAAAAAGGGTATTGAGTCCAGTGGTGATATCCAGGTTGAATTATATGACTTGGTGACTGCGGATCAAGGGGAAGTACTTAGCAGAATCAAATGGGCTGATGGTGTGCTCTTTGGCTCCCCTACCATTAATGGGGATGCTTTACCACCTATTTGGCAATTACTCATGAGTCTGTCACCTATTGGCAGTGATAAAAAAGTGGCGTCGACCTTTGGTTCTTATGGGTGGAGTGGTGAAGCTGTACCGAATATAGAAGCACGCCTTAAGCAGTTAAGAATGAAAGTGGTAAAAGGTTTAAAAATTAACTTCAAACCCAATAAAACAGAACTAGAAAAAGCCTATCAATTTGGAAAAGAGTTTGGGGGTTGTGTCTTGGATCATTCAAAGGTTGTAAAAGCGACGAAAGAGAAAAAAGAACGGGATAACGATGATGTGGATGGTGAAGTGAAATTATGGCGCTGTATCATATGTGGTGAAGTATACGAAGGTGTAGAACCTCCTGAAATCTGCCCTGCTTGTGGTGCAACTTCCGAGCAATTTGAAGTCTATCAGGAAGAGAAAGTGGCTTATCAATCCGAAACAAAGGAAAACATCGTCATTATAGGAAATAACGCAGCAGGTACTGCGGCTGCAGAAGCCATTCGGCAGAGGAATGAGAGAGCTAGTGTCCTTGTGATTGATAAGGATCCCAGTCAAGCTTATTATCGCCCAATACTATCCGACTATATCAGTGATAGTCATGATGAAGCCTACTTCTACTTACACGATGAGGCATGGTATGATGAACATGCTATTGATTTAAAGTTGGGAGTGGCTGTGACAAAGATAGAGAAAGAGGCTAACCGTGTGTTACTGGAGAATGGCGAAGCTGTCATTTACGATAAATTAATATTAGCAAACGGTAGTCATAACTTTGTACCCCCTCTAGCGAACATTAACACAAAAGGTGTCTTTACGATTAAAACCAAGAAAGATGCTGAGGAAGTAAAAGCCTATGCAAAGCAATGTAAGAAGGTAGCTGTAATTGGCGGTGGGTTATTAGGATTAGAAGCTGGATGGGAACTAAAAACATTGGGCCTTGATGTAACCATCGTTGAGATGGCACCGAGCATATTGCCTAAGCAATTGGATGAAGAAGGCTCACGCATTTTTGAAAAAGGTATTTTAAAAACAGGTATAAAAGTCTACAAAGGTGTCACAGCTAACGCGGTTCTGGGTAAAGACCATGTAACAGGTGTACAGTTGGTTAACGGCACCATGATTGATGCAGATATGGTCATTGTATCCGTGGGCATTAGAGCCAATGTACAGCTAGCAGATGAAGCTGGTATAGGCATTAATCGATGTGTTGTGGTGGATAACCATATGGCAACAAATAGCGATAACATCTATGCTGCTGGTGATATAGCTGAATATGATGGTATTAACTACGGTATCTGGCCGGAAGCCATTGAACAAGGTAAAGTAGCAGGTGCTAATGTTGTGGGTGATGCAATCACCTATACCAATATTGTACCGAGTAATGTATTTAACGGGATGAACATGAATGTGTTTTCCATTGGGGATTTAGGTAACAAAGACGATGTATCCTATAAGACCATTATGCAAGAAGATATGGAAAACATCACTTACAAAAAAATGTATTTTGACAATGGTAAGTTTGTTGGAGGCATCTTAATTGGTGATGTGTCCGGTTCTATTCACATGATTAAAGGTGTCAAACAAGGACTAAGTCTTAAACAAATGGTTGGTAAAGTGATTTTATAA
- a CDS encoding Ger(x)C family spore germination protein: MKTWRFLLLMLLITTLSVLCTSCWNYREISDMSLIEGIAIDKLDNHYEITGKLLLATTENPTEGTLQHFLVNAKGLTIFDAVRNLILENGKKVYFGHLNYIIVSEQIAREGITQVLDLFMRDIESREDMWIFVATPNFSASDVLHGISYKELVSYIEDATSNAKNIAKFYPAKMYELVKCINEKGSDGIVPLISKVSSDIGKTAHIEGSAVFNNNVMTGTLSGDESKILLLMLGKGSSSIIPIIYHDDHNTSKVTLEVINNKADILPDFHEDGSITIRIKVHLNVMIAEIMNNHVIVTSTEGQKKLIAAASEDIKKNIEALIVRAQKEFKSDIFSFGETVKDVNPNLWRDIANNWHNIFQGIDVDVDVEIKIYGSSLFKQIITKPHNMKAR, encoded by the coding sequence ATGAAAACATGGAGATTCCTTTTACTTATGCTCTTAATAACGACACTCTCTGTCCTATGCACATCTTGTTGGAATTATCGAGAAATTAGCGATATGTCCTTAATTGAGGGCATTGCCATTGATAAATTGGATAATCATTATGAAATTACAGGAAAACTCCTTTTAGCCACAACAGAAAATCCAACAGAAGGTACCCTTCAACACTTTTTGGTGAATGCAAAAGGACTCACTATCTTTGATGCCGTTAGAAACCTGATCTTAGAAAATGGTAAAAAAGTTTATTTTGGTCATCTTAATTACATTATTGTAAGTGAACAAATTGCTCGCGAAGGCATCACCCAAGTGCTGGATCTTTTTATGCGGGATATTGAAAGCCGTGAAGACATGTGGATTTTTGTGGCCACGCCTAACTTTTCAGCCTCGGATGTGTTACATGGTATTTCCTATAAAGAATTGGTATCCTATATTGAAGATGCCACAAGTAATGCTAAGAACATTGCAAAATTCTACCCTGCTAAGATGTACGAACTGGTTAAATGCATCAATGAAAAGGGCAGTGATGGCATCGTCCCCCTCATCAGCAAGGTATCATCAGATATAGGTAAAACCGCTCATATTGAAGGTTCTGCTGTTTTTAATAATAATGTCATGACAGGTACCCTTAGTGGAGATGAATCCAAGATATTACTTTTAATGTTAGGTAAAGGTAGCAGCAGTATAATACCCATTATCTATCATGATGACCATAACACATCTAAGGTTACCCTTGAAGTCATCAATAACAAAGCTGACATACTTCCCGATTTTCATGAAGACGGCTCAATCACCATACGTATCAAGGTTCATCTGAATGTCATGATTGCTGAAATCATGAACAATCATGTTATCGTTACCAGTACAGAGGGTCAAAAGAAATTAATCGCAGCCGCTTCAGAAGATATTAAAAAGAATATTGAAGCACTTATTGTAAGAGCACAAAAAGAATTTAAAAGCGATATATTCAGCTTTGGTGAAACCGTCAAAGATGTCAATCCTAACCTTTGGCGGGATATAGCGAATAACTGGCATAATATTTTTCAAGGCATCGATGTGGATGTGGATGTGGAGATAAAAATCTATGGAAGCAGTTTATTTAAGCAGATCATTACCAAACCCCATAACATGAAAGCTAGGTGA
- a CDS encoding MutS-related protein: MFDSLLWLPESQYKKIHPQVIEDLNLHRLYDRLMDISEENEALIYKICMDEETIRYRQAILTDFMDSPDFIKDLEMNLKEFYDLQSRNSKVTETHSNFYYLIDLVMTVDMSIRCAENLRQTLLYHQPTSQGLLGLLENVEHLIQEKEFKAMKQDLKNIQHIFRQIRGLEVSINMSPVMRAYEAQVTHITDHTFRYPGVFRKVATMSDSGLQFMGRYLKRYDAVFNMGKVHLDLMDEMEYGLREHRDILLEFLERYRKLDTKPFVSLLQEVTFYKASCDLLNTLRNQNLPICKPQILDASKRTMRLKDCYNIALAIHDQERSEETEAIIYNNMNMDEDGRIIILTGANRGGKTTITQAIGQIQIFGQLGLLVPAQEADLSLVDGVFTHFPVLEKETVHLGRFGKECEGFNRIFKLATSKSLLLLNESFSGTSYLESLKIAEEVVKAVKYKRMRMIYNTHLHELATHTRILNKELNNDTPIVSLVTGFQNGHNTYKIYQGNPLGMSHGIEIAKQHKVTYHQLIRRLEEKA; the protein is encoded by the coding sequence ATGTTTGATAGTTTACTATGGCTCCCAGAGTCACAATATAAAAAGATTCATCCCCAAGTGATTGAAGACCTGAACTTGCATCGCTTATATGACCGATTAATGGACATAAGTGAAGAAAATGAAGCCCTTATTTATAAAATCTGTATGGATGAAGAAACCATTCGCTATCGGCAAGCCATCTTAACAGATTTTATGGATTCGCCGGATTTTATTAAGGATTTGGAAATGAATCTGAAAGAGTTTTATGATCTCCAATCCAGAAATAGCAAGGTCACAGAAACACATTCCAATTTCTATTACTTAATTGATCTTGTGATGACAGTGGATATGTCCATAAGATGCGCTGAAAATTTACGCCAAACCTTGCTGTATCATCAGCCAACATCCCAAGGCTTATTGGGGTTGCTGGAAAATGTAGAGCATCTCATACAAGAAAAAGAGTTTAAAGCCATGAAGCAAGATCTTAAAAATATACAACATATCTTTCGTCAAATAAGAGGGCTGGAAGTATCCATTAATATGTCACCAGTTATGCGTGCTTACGAAGCACAAGTAACCCATATCACGGACCATACTTTTCGTTATCCAGGGGTTTTTCGAAAAGTTGCAACAATGTCGGACAGCGGGTTACAGTTTATGGGCAGGTACTTAAAACGCTATGATGCTGTTTTTAATATGGGTAAAGTCCATCTGGATCTTATGGATGAAATGGAATACGGTTTGAGAGAGCATAGGGACATCTTATTAGAATTTTTGGAGCGTTATCGTAAATTGGATACCAAGCCATTTGTGAGCCTATTACAAGAAGTGACCTTTTACAAGGCCAGTTGTGATCTCTTAAATACGCTAAGAAATCAGAATCTGCCCATTTGTAAACCCCAGATATTAGATGCATCCAAACGCACCATGAGACTTAAGGATTGCTATAATATAGCCCTAGCTATTCATGACCAAGAGAGAAGTGAGGAAACAGAAGCCATTATCTATAATAACATGAACATGGATGAAGATGGGCGTATCATCATCTTAACAGGTGCTAATCGAGGCGGTAAAACAACCATCACCCAAGCCATTGGTCAGATACAGATATTTGGTCAATTAGGGCTGTTAGTACCAGCACAAGAAGCAGATTTGAGTCTGGTAGATGGTGTATTCACCCATTTTCCAGTACTTGAAAAAGAAACGGTCCATTTGGGGCGCTTTGGTAAAGAATGCGAAGGCTTTAACCGTATCTTTAAACTGGCAACATCCAAAAGTCTATTACTATTGAACGAATCCTTTTCAGGAACAAGCTATCTCGAAAGCTTAAAAATTGCTGAAGAGGTGGTAAAAGCAGTCAAGTATAAACGCATGCGCATGATTTATAATACCCATCTCCACGAGTTAGCTACCCATACCCGTATACTCAATAAAGAACTTAACAATGATACACCTATTGTCAGTTTAGTTACAGGATTCCAGAACGGTCATAATACGTACAAAATCTATCAAGGTAACCCTTTAGGGATGAGCCATGGTATTGAAATTGCTAAGCAGCATAAGGTAACCTACCATCAATTAATTCGTCGATTGGAGGAGAAGGCGTAA
- a CDS encoding spore germination protein, with product MKIKQLFKHDDLLQSRTFEAKNDPLRFCLMYMNAMIDMENVTLNIVKQLMLTDYARSLKGEELLNYIATKVLTVCDHSITSDVQEIVQKINYGFTLLLVDTCDKVIIMDTQGYDRRSTTEPDSERVTKGPKEGFTESLIINTSYIRRRIRNSDLKFEMMHIGKITQTMVCISYMSGAVNHQILKEVKKRLQDIEVDIILETEYVREYIQDRTYTFFNTIGSTERPDVAASKLLEGKILVIIDGSPRVLSIPHLFIEQFEVNEDYYSHFWFATLNRLIRMICFLLSTSIPAMYIAFFTYHQQLLPSHLLVSVLASREGVPFPSFIELGIMLLTFEILREAGNRLPLSIGQTISIVGALVLGEAAVTARIISAPIVIITAITGITSLALPKALEAVIIIRFYLLVLATIFGLYGYIFGVMSVTMHLMNIKSFGVDFMTFYVNLDKMNIEDTQLRMPWWNINNSYKNLIDYRVNRLRKKRLKQR from the coding sequence ATGAAGATCAAACAATTGTTTAAGCATGATGATTTACTTCAGTCAAGAACTTTTGAAGCAAAAAATGATCCTTTAAGATTTTGCTTAATGTACATGAATGCCATGATTGACATGGAAAATGTAACACTGAATATTGTCAAGCAACTGATGCTGACCGATTATGCCCGTTCATTAAAAGGTGAGGAGCTTTTGAATTACATTGCAACAAAAGTTCTGACGGTCTGTGACCACAGTATTACATCTGATGTGCAAGAGATTGTTCAAAAAATTAATTACGGCTTTACCCTTCTTTTGGTGGATACTTGTGATAAAGTCATCATCATGGACACTCAAGGGTATGATAGACGTTCCACCACAGAACCGGATTCAGAAAGGGTTACGAAAGGTCCTAAGGAAGGTTTTACAGAATCCCTCATCATTAACACCTCGTATATTCGAAGACGTATCCGCAACTCTGATTTGAAATTTGAAATGATGCACATTGGTAAGATTACACAGACCATGGTTTGCATCTCCTATATGTCAGGTGCTGTGAATCATCAAATTTTAAAAGAAGTTAAAAAAAGATTACAGGACATTGAAGTGGATATTATATTAGAAACAGAGTATGTCCGTGAATATATTCAAGATCGGACCTATACCTTTTTTAATACCATTGGATCAACAGAACGTCCAGATGTGGCTGCCTCTAAGCTGTTAGAAGGGAAAATTCTCGTTATCATTGATGGGTCACCAAGGGTACTCAGTATACCGCATCTTTTTATTGAGCAGTTTGAAGTAAATGAAGACTATTATAGTCATTTTTGGTTTGCCACTTTGAACCGTCTTATACGGATGATTTGTTTTCTATTATCAACCAGTATACCTGCTATGTACATTGCTTTTTTCACCTATCACCAGCAATTATTGCCTTCCCATCTATTGGTTAGTGTTCTTGCCAGCCGGGAGGGTGTTCCCTTTCCATCCTTTATCGAATTAGGGATCATGCTACTAACCTTTGAGATTCTTCGAGAAGCAGGGAATCGTTTGCCACTGAGTATTGGTCAAACCATCAGTATTGTTGGTGCTCTTGTACTGGGTGAAGCTGCCGTTACAGCTAGAATTATCAGTGCCCCCATTGTCATCATTACTGCCATTACAGGTATTACCAGTCTTGCATTGCCAAAAGCACTTGAAGCTGTGATCATCATAAGGTTTTATTTGTTGGTCCTAGCCACCATTTTTGGTTTATACGGTTACATCTTTGGGGTCATGAGTGTCACCATGCATTTAATGAATATTAAAAGCTTTGGTGTGGATTTTATGACTTTCTATGTCAATCTGGACAAGATGAATATTGAAGATACCCAATTACGTATGCCTTGGTGGAACATTAATAACAGCTATAAAAACCTAATTGACTATCGGGTCAATCGACTACGAAAAAAGAGGTTAAAGCAACGATGA